One window from the genome of Chrysemys picta bellii isolate R12L10 chromosome 15, ASM1138683v2, whole genome shotgun sequence encodes:
- the P2RX4 gene encoding P2X purinoceptor 4 isoform X2 — protein sequence MPGSWVFVWEKGYQETDSVVSSVTTKVKGITMTNTSELGLRIWDVADYVIPPQGENTLFIMTNLIITLNQTQGYCPELPDKTTVCNSSKDCTAGYIGTHSNGVQTGRCREYSTSVKTCEIYAWCPVENDTHLPKPAFLKDAENFTILVKNNIWYPKFNFTRRNILPSISTAYLKTCIYDPKTDPFCPIFRVHRIVEAAGQNFQEMAVEGGVMGVQINWNCDLDKPASYCVPKYTFRRLDNKDSDHTVSPGYNFRFAKYYKDTNGTDSRTLIKAYGIRFDIMVFGKAGKFDIIPTMINIGSGLALFGVATVLCDIVVLYFMKKRYYYREKKYKYVEDYELGPSETYGTQS from the exons CTGGGTCTTTGTGTGGGAAAAGGGCTACCAGGAAACCGACTCTGTGGTCAGTTCTGTTACCACCAAGGTGAAGGGAATAACCATGACAAACACTTCGGAGTTGGGACTCCGGATCTGGGATGTGGCTGATTATGTTATTCCACCTCAG GGGGAGAATACGTTATTCATCATGACAAACCTGATAATCACACTGAATCAGACACAAGGCTATTGTCCTGAG CTTCCAGATAAGACAACTGTGTGTAATTCCAGTAAGGACTGTACTGCAGGATACATAGGCACTCACAGCAATG GAGTCCAGACTGGGAGGTGTAGGGAATACTCCACCTCTGTCAAAACCTGTGAGATCTATGCTTGGTGTCCCGTGGAGAATGACACACATTTACCTAA GCCGGCTTTCCTAAAGGATGCTGAGAACTTCACCATTTTGGTGAAGAACAATATCTGGTATCCCAAGTTCAACTTCACCAG GCGAAATATTCTGCCCTCTATCAGTACCGCTTACCTCAAGACCTGCATTTACGACCCTAAAACGGATCCCTTCTGCCCAATCTTCCGAGTCCATCGAATAGTTGAAGCTGCAGGACAGAATTTTCAAGAGATGGCTGTTGAG GGTGGAGTAATGGGGGTGCAGATCAACTGGAACTGTGACCTTGACAAACCAGCTTCTTACTGTGTGCCAAAATACACCTTCCGTCGCCTTGACAACAAGGATTCTGACCACACGGTCTCACCTGGATATAATTTCAG GTTTGCAAAATACTACAAGGACACAAATGGCACTGACTCGCGGACACTAATTAAGGCTTACGGCATCCGTTTTGATATCATGGTGTTTGGAAAG GCAGGAAAATTTGATATAATTCCTACAATGATTAACATTGGCTCTGGGCTAGCACTGTTTGGAGTG GCAACAGTCTTGTGTGACATCGTGGTTCTGTACTTCATGAAGAAGAGATATTACTACAGAGAGAAGAAATACAAATACGTAGAAGATTATGAACTG GGACCCAGTGAGACCTATGGAACACAATCATGA